One region of Bacillus pumilus genomic DNA includes:
- a CDS encoding TraR/DksA family transcriptional regulator, with protein sequence MNGDLETIYTELLQMKEELQAKLFEYASFRSPAEHVSMSEVQTATLLYHIKEELQDVSLAIAKIEQGTYGICEATGDVIPLEQMSILPTARTADDFLYHKQYEKKAFTPYPHESDDSHFEAFHM encoded by the coding sequence ATGAATGGCGATCTAGAGACGATTTACACGGAACTCCTTCAAATGAAAGAAGAGCTGCAAGCTAAACTGTTTGAATACGCATCATTTCGTTCACCCGCTGAGCATGTCTCAATGAGCGAGGTCCAAACGGCCACGCTTCTTTATCACATCAAAGAAGAGCTGCAAGATGTGTCTCTCGCTATTGCAAAAATTGAGCAAGGAACCTATGGTATATGTGAGGCGACAGGTGATGTCATTCCGCTTGAACAAATGAGTATTCTTCCTACCGCCCGCACGGCTGACGACTTTTTATATCATAAGCAATACGAGAAAAAAGCATTCACTCCTTATCCTCATGAATCAGATGATTCTCATTTTGAAGCCTTCCATATGTAG
- the pyrR gene encoding bifunctional pyr operon transcriptional regulator/uracil phosphoribosyltransferase PyrR — MEQKAVILDEQAIRRALTRIAHEMIERNKGMKDVILAGIKTRGIHLAKRLAERIEQIEGNPVIVGELDITLYRDDLTKKTENQDPLVKGADIPADINDKTLIVVDDVLFTGRTVRAAMDALVDVGRPSSIQLAVLVDRGHRELPIRADYIGKNIPTSKAETVMVQLNEVDQNDLVAIYEK; from the coding sequence ATGGAACAAAAAGCAGTCATTCTTGATGAACAAGCGATCAGACGAGCGCTTACCCGAATTGCACATGAAATGATTGAGCGCAACAAAGGGATGAAAGATGTCATCCTTGCGGGGATCAAGACTAGAGGTATTCATCTTGCAAAGCGCCTTGCAGAGCGCATCGAGCAAATTGAAGGAAATCCAGTCATAGTGGGTGAACTTGATATTACGCTATACCGTGATGACCTGACAAAAAAGACAGAGAACCAAGACCCGCTTGTGAAGGGTGCAGACATTCCAGCTGACATTAATGACAAAACACTGATTGTCGTTGACGATGTCCTGTTTACAGGCAGAACCGTCAGAGCAGCCATGGATGCCCTTGTGGATGTAGGAAGACCATCTTCCATTCAGCTTGCTGTTCTCGTCGACCGGGGACACCGGGAGCTACCGATTCGAGCGGATTATATCGGGAAGAACATTCCGACATCAAAAGCAGAGACAGTTATGGTTCAACTGAATGAAGTAGATCAAAACGACCTTGTCGCTATATATGAAAAATAA
- a CDS encoding RluA family pseudouridine synthase, with protein sequence MNQVNIAVSEEQTSERLDKFLSTTEPEWSRTQVQQWVKDGLIEVNGKQVKANYKVQAGDQIKVEIPEPEVLDVEAEPMDLDIYYEDADVLVVNKPRGMVVHPAPGHVSGTLVNGLMAHCTDLSGINGVMRPGIVHRIDKDTSGLLMVAKNDMAHESLVNQLVAKTVTRKYTAVVHGIIQHDTGTIDAPIGRDKKDRQSMTVTKESAKQAVTHFDVIERFQDFTVVECRLETGRTHQIRVHMKYIGYPLAGDPKYGPRKTVDFNGQLLHAGVLGFDHPRTGEYIEFTAPIPADMQAFIDSLRNND encoded by the coding sequence ATGAATCAAGTAAATATTGCCGTTTCAGAAGAACAAACGAGTGAACGGCTTGATAAATTTCTAAGCACGACAGAACCAGAATGGTCAAGAACCCAGGTCCAGCAGTGGGTAAAGGATGGGCTGATCGAAGTAAACGGGAAACAAGTGAAAGCCAATTACAAAGTACAAGCTGGAGATCAGATTAAAGTCGAGATTCCAGAACCAGAAGTACTAGATGTAGAAGCAGAACCAATGGATCTTGATATTTATTATGAGGATGCAGATGTGCTAGTGGTGAATAAACCACGAGGAATGGTCGTTCATCCAGCACCAGGTCACGTGTCAGGAACACTTGTAAATGGCCTGATGGCACATTGCACGGACTTATCAGGGATTAATGGTGTGATGCGTCCTGGAATTGTCCATCGTATTGATAAAGACACATCTGGGCTGTTAATGGTCGCAAAAAACGATATGGCGCATGAATCACTCGTCAATCAGCTTGTGGCTAAAACTGTCACAAGAAAATATACGGCCGTTGTCCATGGTATTATCCAGCATGATACAGGCACAATTGATGCCCCAATTGGCAGAGACAAAAAAGACCGCCAAAGCATGACGGTCACAAAAGAAAGTGCAAAACAAGCCGTCACTCACTTTGATGTGATTGAACGCTTTCAGGATTTCACGGTGGTGGAGTGCCGACTTGAGACAGGAAGAACACACCAGATTCGTGTTCATATGAAATATATCGGATATCCGCTTGCAGGAGATCCGAAATATGGACCGAGAAAGACAGTCGATTTCAATGGTCAGCTGCTGCATGCAGGTGTTTTAGGATTTGATCATCCTAGAACAGGAGAATATATCGAGTTCACAGCACCGATTCCTGCTGATATGCAAGCTTTTATCGATTCATTAAGAAATAACGATTGA
- a CDS encoding solute carrier family 23 protein — protein MSQQKANLGIRDIPKPFTWLSLSLQHLFAMFGATILVPKIIDMSPAVALISSGVGTIVYLIITRGQIPAYLGSSFAFIAPILNVKATGGPGAAMVGAFMAGVAYALIALFIKWLGTGWLMKLLPPVVVGPVIMVIGLGLAGTAVNMAMYADPNATELVYSLKHLMVAGFTLAVTIISMIFLRGFLSLIPVLIGIISGYLFALSQGIVNFQPVIDAKWFAVPDFVVPFVDYTPAVTLSILTVMVPVAFVTMSEHIGHQVVLSKVVGQDFIKKPGLHRSILGDSAATIFASLIGGPPTTTYGENIGVLAITRVFSIFVIGGAAVFAICFGFVGKISALISTVPSAVMGGVSFLLFGIIASSGLRILIDHKVNFEEKRNLIIASVILVIGIGGAFIEVKQINLTLSGMALAAITGVLLNLILPQQKAGDDESNESNTENLLKEVQ, from the coding sequence ATGAGTCAGCAAAAAGCCAATTTAGGCATTCGAGATATCCCAAAACCGTTCACATGGCTGTCACTTAGCCTTCAGCATTTGTTTGCCATGTTTGGTGCAACCATTCTAGTACCAAAAATCATCGATATGAGTCCAGCGGTCGCGCTCATCTCAAGTGGTGTTGGAACCATAGTTTACTTAATCATCACAAGAGGCCAAATTCCAGCGTATCTTGGATCGTCCTTTGCCTTTATCGCCCCCATACTGAATGTCAAAGCAACAGGCGGCCCTGGAGCCGCCATGGTGGGTGCCTTCATGGCGGGTGTCGCTTATGCACTCATTGCACTATTTATTAAATGGCTCGGCACAGGCTGGCTGATGAAACTTCTACCGCCGGTCGTCGTAGGGCCGGTCATTATGGTCATCGGACTCGGACTCGCTGGAACAGCTGTCAACATGGCGATGTATGCTGATCCGAATGCAACCGAGCTTGTTTACAGCCTGAAGCACCTAATGGTCGCCGGCTTCACACTGGCTGTCACGATTATCAGCATGATTTTCCTAAGAGGATTCCTTAGCTTGATCCCAGTATTAATCGGCATTATCAGCGGCTATCTCTTTGCCTTATCACAAGGCATTGTGAACTTCCAGCCGGTCATTGATGCAAAATGGTTTGCTGTACCAGACTTCGTTGTACCATTTGTGGACTACACACCAGCTGTGACTTTAAGCATTCTCACCGTAATGGTGCCGGTTGCCTTTGTGACAATGTCTGAGCACATCGGCCACCAAGTGGTGTTAAGTAAAGTTGTAGGGCAAGATTTCATTAAAAAACCTGGTCTTCACCGCTCCATTTTAGGAGACAGTGCGGCGACAATTTTCGCTTCACTCATTGGCGGACCGCCGACAACAACGTATGGAGAGAATATCGGCGTCCTTGCCATCACAAGAGTGTTCAGTATCTTCGTCATCGGCGGAGCAGCAGTATTTGCAATCTGCTTCGGCTTTGTCGGAAAAATTTCAGCATTAATCAGTACAGTGCCGTCCGCGGTCATGGGAGGCGTTTCATTCCTGCTCTTTGGAATCATTGCCTCAAGCGGTCTGAGAATCCTGATTGATCATAAAGTGAATTTTGAAGAAAAGCGTAATCTCATTATCGCATCAGTCATCTTAGTCATCGGAATTGGCGGGGCATTCATTGAGGTGAAACAAATCAACCTCACACTATCTGGAATGGCACTTGCTGCCATCACGGGTGTCCTGTTAAACCTGATCCTGCCGCAGCAAAAAGCGGGTGATGACGAGTCAAATGAATCGAATACAGAAAACCTTTTAAAAGAAGTCCAGTGA
- the ileS gene encoding isoleucine--tRNA ligase produces the protein MNYKDTLLMPKTEFPMRGNLPNKEPEIQEEWAEKDIYQMVLERTKGRPTFILHDGPPYANGDIHMGHALNKILKDFIVRFKSMNGFHAPYVPGWDTHGLPIETALTKNKKVKRKEMSTAEFRKLCEEYAWKQIEGQRNQFKRLGVRADWDNPYVTLKPEYEAQQILVFGEMAKRGYIYKGLKPVNWSPSSESALAEAEIEYKDKRSPSIYVSFKVKDGKGVLENGEQFIIWTTTPWTLPANLGICVHPNLEYSVLQVGAERYVVASELVEQVAKTLGFEEYEVVKTLKGKELDNVVAEHPIYGRDSLVMLGDHVTTDAGTGCVHTAPGHGEDDFIVSMKYGLDVLCPVDEKGVMTEEAPGFEGLFYEDANKAITEQLEAKGALKKLDFITHSYPHDWRTKKPTIYRATAQWFASIKDFREALLDNIKETKWVPAWGETRLFNMVRDRGDWCISRQRVWGVPIPVFYAENGEPIITDETIQHVSQLFREHGSNIWFEKEAKELLPEGFTHPGSPNGEFTKEQDIMDVWFDSGSSHQAVLEERDDLVRPADLYLEGSDQYRGWFNSSLSTAVAVTGKAPYKGVLSHGFTLDKEGRKMSKSLGNTIDPTKVAKQLGAEILRLWVSSVNYQADHPVSDDILKQVAEVYRKIRNTFRFLHGNLFDFEPAVHAVPVEELREVDQYILIKLNKLIDKVKKAYDDYEFAVVYHAIHNFCTIELSSFYLDFAKDVVYIEHADHPDRRSMQTVFYETLMALVKLTAPILPHTADELWSHLSFVEEPSVQLTDMPEGVAVSQAEATEAKFDRFMEVRDDVLKALEIARNEKVIGRSLEASVTLYATEEVKNLLASIKEDVKQLFIISELTVEDEQNADTSAPEYTSGRILVQKAEGELCERSRIISKDVGANPKYPTLSLKNAEIVEKYYQN, from the coding sequence ATGAACTACAAAGACACCTTATTAATGCCGAAAACAGAATTCCCAATGAGAGGGAACTTGCCGAACAAAGAGCCTGAAATCCAAGAGGAGTGGGCAGAAAAAGACATCTATCAAATGGTTTTAGAGCGTACAAAAGGACGCCCGACCTTTATTTTGCATGATGGACCTCCATATGCGAATGGTGACATTCATATGGGGCACGCACTCAATAAAATCCTAAAAGATTTTATTGTCCGTTTTAAATCAATGAATGGATTCCATGCACCGTACGTACCGGGCTGGGATACACACGGCTTACCAATTGAAACAGCGCTCACTAAAAATAAAAAAGTCAAACGTAAAGAAATGTCGACAGCTGAATTCCGCAAACTATGCGAGGAGTATGCTTGGAAGCAAATCGAAGGTCAGCGCAATCAATTTAAGCGATTAGGCGTCAGAGCGGACTGGGACAATCCATATGTCACGTTAAAGCCTGAGTATGAAGCGCAACAAATTCTTGTCTTCGGTGAAATGGCGAAGAGAGGCTATATTTACAAAGGACTAAAACCTGTTAACTGGTCTCCTTCAAGTGAGTCAGCTCTTGCTGAAGCGGAAATTGAATATAAAGACAAACGTTCACCATCCATTTACGTTTCATTTAAAGTGAAAGATGGAAAAGGCGTACTTGAAAATGGCGAACAATTCATCATCTGGACAACAACACCTTGGACACTTCCTGCAAACCTTGGCATTTGTGTTCATCCAAACCTAGAGTACAGCGTTCTTCAAGTAGGTGCTGAGCGATATGTTGTCGCATCTGAGCTTGTTGAACAAGTGGCAAAAACGCTTGGCTTTGAAGAGTATGAAGTCGTGAAAACATTAAAAGGAAAAGAATTAGATAACGTCGTTGCAGAGCATCCGATCTATGGTAGAGATTCACTTGTGATGCTTGGTGACCACGTGACAACGGATGCAGGTACAGGCTGTGTTCATACAGCACCAGGTCACGGGGAAGATGACTTTATTGTCAGCATGAAGTACGGTCTTGACGTACTATGTCCAGTAGACGAAAAAGGTGTCATGACAGAAGAAGCGCCTGGTTTTGAAGGACTATTCTACGAAGATGCCAATAAAGCCATCACAGAACAGCTTGAAGCAAAAGGCGCGCTGAAAAAGCTCGACTTTATCACGCACTCTTACCCGCATGACTGGAGAACGAAAAAACCAACGATTTATCGTGCAACCGCTCAGTGGTTTGCATCGATTAAAGACTTTAGAGAAGCGCTACTAGACAATATTAAAGAAACGAAATGGGTGCCAGCATGGGGCGAGACACGCCTATTCAATATGGTGCGTGACAGAGGTGACTGGTGCATTTCAAGACAGCGTGTTTGGGGCGTTCCAATTCCGGTCTTTTATGCCGAAAATGGTGAGCCAATCATCACAGATGAAACAATACAGCACGTCTCTCAATTATTTAGAGAACATGGCTCGAATATTTGGTTTGAAAAAGAAGCGAAAGAGCTCTTGCCAGAAGGCTTTACACATCCAGGCAGCCCGAACGGAGAATTCACAAAAGAGCAGGACATCATGGATGTATGGTTTGATTCTGGTTCTTCTCACCAAGCTGTTTTAGAAGAAAGAGATGACCTTGTTCGTCCGGCAGACCTTTACCTTGAAGGCTCTGACCAATATCGCGGCTGGTTTAACTCTTCCTTATCAACAGCAGTTGCTGTCACTGGAAAAGCACCTTATAAAGGTGTTCTCAGCCACGGCTTTACGCTTGATAAAGAAGGACGCAAGATGAGTAAATCATTAGGCAATACGATTGACCCAACGAAGGTAGCGAAGCAACTTGGGGCGGAGATTCTGAGACTTTGGGTATCTTCTGTTAACTATCAAGCCGATCACCCGGTGTCTGATGATATCTTAAAACAAGTAGCGGAGGTCTATCGTAAAATCCGTAACACCTTCCGCTTCCTGCATGGTAACCTCTTTGACTTTGAGCCAGCAGTCCATGCAGTACCTGTAGAAGAGCTTCGTGAAGTGGATCAATATATCTTAATCAAATTAAACAAATTGATTGATAAAGTGAAAAAAGCATATGACGACTACGAATTTGCTGTCGTGTATCATGCGATTCACAATTTCTGTACGATTGAGTTAAGCTCTTTCTATCTCGATTTTGCAAAGGATGTCGTGTACATTGAGCATGCAGACCATCCGGACCGCCGCAGCATGCAGACGGTCTTCTACGAAACATTAATGGCATTAGTGAAGCTGACTGCACCAATTCTTCCGCATACAGCAGATGAATTATGGAGCCACTTAAGCTTTGTTGAAGAGCCAAGTGTTCAGTTAACAGATATGCCAGAAGGTGTGGCTGTTTCTCAAGCGGAAGCGACAGAAGCGAAGTTTGACCGCTTTATGGAAGTGCGTGACGATGTGCTAAAAGCGCTCGAAATTGCGCGTAACGAGAAAGTCATCGGACGTTCTCTTGAAGCAAGTGTGACCCTTTATGCGACAGAAGAAGTGAAAAACCTTCTTGCATCCATTAAAGAAGATGTGAAGCAGCTCTTTATCATCTCTGAATTAACGGTAGAAGATGAGCAAAATGCTGACACATCAGCACCTGAATACACTTCAGGAAGAATTTTGGTTCAAAAAGCAGAAGGAGAACTATGCGAACGTTCTCGTATTATTTCAAAAGATGTTGGTGCAAATCCGAAATACCCAACATTGTCACTTAAAAATGCTGAAATCGTGGAAAAATATTACCAGAATTAA
- the lspA gene encoding signal peptidase II produces MFYYIIAFVMICLDQLTKWLIVKNMMPGDSYPVIDGFFYITSHRNSGAAWGILQGQMWFFYVITLVVIAGIVYYLQKHGQKDKLLGVALALMLGGAIGNFIDRVFRQEVVDFAHFVFGNYHYPIFNIADSSLCVGVILLFIQMLLDGKKTKESTT; encoded by the coding sequence GTGTTCTATTACATAATCGCATTCGTGATGATTTGTTTAGATCAATTAACAAAATGGCTCATTGTCAAAAATATGATGCCCGGAGATTCTTATCCAGTGATTGATGGTTTCTTTTATATCACGTCTCACCGAAATTCAGGCGCCGCATGGGGAATTCTCCAAGGACAAATGTGGTTTTTCTATGTGATCACACTCGTTGTTATTGCAGGAATTGTTTATTATTTGCAAAAGCATGGACAAAAGGACAAGCTGCTTGGAGTTGCGCTGGCCTTAATGCTTGGCGGAGCGATTGGGAATTTTATCGACCGCGTTTTCCGTCAGGAAGTGGTAGATTTTGCTCATTTCGTCTTTGGGAATTATCACTACCCAATCTTTAATATTGCAGATTCTTCTCTATGTGTAGGAGTTATTCTGCTCTTTATTCAAATGCTTTTAGATGGAAAGAAAACGAAGGAGTCAACTACATGA